gtttaatttttttcacaagCACTTCtcctttataattataaaaaaaaaattaacatatctAGAGGCAATtgaaatcaaatatgaaaaaaattggtaaatatttctAAAAGCAATTACtctttttgttttgaaatagttATTGCCTCTAAAAGATATTATTTCATAGTTGttgttcttttaaaattaaaaaaaaaacgtttattactatttttttaggcctaatcactcaaaaaaccctcacctttaaactttttttcaattccaccccgacgttgaaaatttgtcaattttacccacttttgaattttccgtttttaattgtaccctaatattttaatttttgttaatttttttacttaaatgatgaaatcattcaattaattaagtctaaacatgaaattaaattcttttttattcaaaaaagtacaaataagttctttatttttaaaaactaaccaaaaatcataatcaaattaacactaatttaaattcttaattaatttaacaaaatttaaataaattttaaaaatatacaatcaatatatgcgagacatggagaatgttttaaacaaatttccaaacgcaaaagacgttaatttaatttttcagggtacaattgaaacacaaaaatgcaaaatagagtaaaattgacaaattttcaacgtcagggtatgattaaaaaggggctaaaaggtcgggatttttttaagatattaggccttttttatatatatactcctTATTTATTCATTGAAATagtacaaataaaaaatcacaaaaataaatgTCAACAAATTTTAAGAAGggattaatttattgaaattgcctataaatttaaacgttttatgaattttttattttgtgtaaAAATTGCTAAAGCAACAACtattttaaaatggaaaaagtgtgtttaattttttcaactcCATGTCAACAGTAAAACAAAAACTCTGACctataataatatttagataAACTATATCCATCACGTCATCCATCAACAGAATCaattacatttttaaatgtataaTCAACCTAAAAATTTCCCCTGGCCTTCATATTTTGTTCATTTGCTAGCAACTCATTTGCTGTGAACAGTCACAATTTATGCAGACTCGGATTAAATGTGTGTTTGATATTGttgttttctttaataattatactcaaaataattttaactcaaattaataaaaggttaacaataataaattgttcatcttaaaaattatataactcttcTCTAAATCAATCGGTCTAATGAGAACAAACATTTACCGAATCTTACATTTCAAAAGTTTATATCTGTTTTtgaaaacttttataaaaattcgatatttaaattgctatttttttcCGATTCAAAATATTCATCGCATTTCGtcattttctatttatatattCTCCATTCAGTGCACTAATTTGGAATTAAAAAGTTAGAAATTGATATTCCGCTGGAAGAGTACTGCAATGACTGAGACGTAAGCGACAATATGCCctttcaacttgtaagcaacgagcaataaatataaattaattttgtgagaAAATTAGTACACAAATTTAGTAATTATGGACAATTTATCTTCTCAGATTTGTAAGTTAATTAGCCCTCAATtgacaatttataaattaatttattaaaatagaattaattgttcataattattaaatttataatttatatattaattgtccGCTTACAAGTTGAGAGCTATGGCTGATGAACACTATTGctaaacattttaataaaagaaaacagTAAAACGACAAACAAGTGAGTCcaagtaagtaattaattaatataaaattaattatttaaatccaGACATTAGAACAACTAATGATTGCCTAACATGTGGACATAACAATTAGAAGCTGGGTGTTAAGTTTGTTAGTTTGTAGTTCGTACCTACCAAACACCTCTTTTAATCTTAAAGCAACAAACACTATCTTCCTTCTTATTCTCATTCTctctttcctttctttctttttactttttttattcattagGGTTGTGCAAAACCGAATcgaatcaaataatcaaaccgAACTGATAAATTCATATGAActtaattcaaaattataacaaaatttaattttttttttttcggtttaattccaaaaataaaataaaaaaatcaattcactTTTAATACAATAACAATTGACTGGTCGGTTTGATTCAGTTTGAAATAATTAGTATTTATGCAACactagtttgattttaaaaagtaaaaattcaaCTCAAACTGCACCgaacaaaatcattttttttaaaccaaaccaaactgaataTCTAGGAATGTAAAAAATTTCTAACCAAACTAGTACTTTAATTGATTTTCCAACTCGCTTCGGttattttgattttggtttaccgaaaaattcaactaaatttttataatatctaCAACCAAACCAAAAATATCAAACTTTATAGAGTCGAAGGTAACTAAACCGAACTTATCGATTTGATTCGATGACTCGATTTGGCTTGTTTTTACACGGCTACCCCTAGTCTCAATGAGAAAGAATGTACACAAGGCAAGTCCAAAAGAGAATAAACAAACACTCACTTTTTTTTATGTACTTTACAAATGGATGAACACATCACATGTAGTGTAACTCAAACCTTGCCCCTCAAATAATTATACAAACCTCATATCATATCAAATGATGCAAACATGAGAAAGAAAACAAAGGATTACTTAccctttttcttctcttttctcaTTTGCATTTGcaacaaaaaccaaaaaaatagtctcctaattctaactttttcaaaagaataaactaaaaaaatgctATTTACCTAAATACCCTCGACCTTTTTTACTCGCGACATGCAAACTTTGCCAGCCTTACACACACATACTCTCATCATCTTCCTTTTCTACCCCTCAAAAAGGAGATGATAACATCAACCCACCAAAAATTTGGGCTTCATTTGGACCAAATAATGTTATATTTAGAAACAGCAAATAAACAACAGAAGAAAAGCAAATTCATTTCATGTTTTTGCTGCCTACCATGACCAGCATCACTTCCTTGTATGACATAGTGTGGTGTTGCCATAGTTACCATCTGCATTAAGCAATTGGGCTTGAATTAGAATCATTGATTAATTGAGCCAATGATCATCTACGTTGCACAGAAATGGAAACATTAAAACGGAAAATGCTGATACCGAATAGATTATTCATATAAGTTTCAAAAGCGTTTCCAAAGGCCTTCCCGAAAACAGAAAGGAAATACCAAAGCGTTGGACTCgacaagtttccgtgcaatatgGAAGGTCATTGGTAAACTAAGATGCTTTAACAGAACATTCAAAACTAAATGATTCAATGTAGGACTAAAGActgaaggaaaataaaaatacctGTTATCTTTATGACATAGCTGAAGGAAATCCCATTTATAGAGCACCATCATCCATGTTCCTTGAACGAAGCTCCACGCTTCTTAGATCGCGAAGATGTTGTAAGATCTCTTGGAGAAGCTCTATTCCTTTATCACCTTTCCTCAAGGATGTGATACAATGTTTCATAAACTCTCTATCCGCCTCTAGGGCGTGTAGTCTTTCATAAACATGATCAACTTCCTCCTCTATGGCAAGCTTTTTGGTGTCTATGTCAAATTTATCGCTTGGTTTCAGCACTACAATGGAATCAACCCCTTCTTCATATTCATTTAGCATCCCATCTTCTTCAGCCTCGGTAACAATGGCATCAAAAAGCGGAAGAAGCCTTTTTGCCTTTGCACCAATGATTTTTCTTTCTTGATGATGCTTACCGTTCATTTCCTTGTAATGTCCGTTCGAAACCCCATTGCTATGATCAAAATCCTCATCATAACCATTTCCATTCTCTTCGTGTAAATGGTCGACTGATTTTATGTCTTCGAAATATTGTTCCTCTTCATCACTAAGGGTGAAAAGCTTCTCTTCCAAAACCTTGAGTTGCTCGAGAATGGATAGTCTCTCCACctcaaaattatttaatgattCCTCAAAATCTACTACAGCTTCGACAGGAGTGTTCTGGTTAATATTCTCATGATGGTGATCGAAACCGTCTTCTTCTTTCGCTTCGTGGTTCAAGTCAACAGATAGTCCATCACTACTATCTTCAGCATTGCTATAAGATGCTGAGGAGGAAGTTCCGCTTCTTCCACTGCTTTCTTTCCTTCTCTTCAGCATCATGAATTTCTCTTTCGTCTCGAACACTTGTAACTTCTTTCGATATACTTCGAGCTCCTTTTCTAATTCTGCCCTCTCTTTCTCCCTCTTTACCATTACTTCATTTAAAAGCTGCAACGCTTCTTGATCGTATTCCGATTGCTCTTCCATCATTCTTTGATACTGTAAAGCTTCCATCTGCATTGCAGCTTTTTCTTCTTGAAGTCTATTTATCATTGCCATTGTCTGATTTGCAGCCACTGCAGACGCACTTctttcttcttctaattctgcATATAAAGCATTCAAAGCCTTCCTTTCGACCCGTAATGCTGATTTCAACTTCTCCATGGTTAAAACTCCTTCACCTGCTTCAATGTCACTAAAAACACTTCCATCCAAAGACTCTTCTGTACTGGATTCTCGTCTTTCAAGTAGCAGCAATTTCCTATGTAAATGATTGAGACTCTCTACAGAAGTTGGTGTATCAGGAATCTTATCTTCGTCGACATCATTGCTTTCGGAACACAATAAATGAGTGTTTATATCAGGAATCTTATCTTCCTCGACATCATTGCTTTCGGAACACGATAAATTAGTTTTTATATCAGGAATCTTATCTACCTCGACATCATTGCTTTCGGAACATGATAAATGAGTGTTTATATCAGGGACCTTATCTTCCTCGACATCATTGTTTTCCGAACATGATAAATGAGTGTTTATATCAGGGACCTTATCTTCCTCAACATCATTGCTTTCGGAACACAATGAATGAGTATTTATCATCGTCTCACGCGTCTCAACTGTTAATGCCCTAAATTCTATTACATCTTCTCCGGTTTGCTTATGACCTGATGCAACAAATGATTCAACTTAAATTATCAATCCAGAATCAACATGTACTCTTGCCTATAACCTATGTAGCATAGAAACAGAAATGCTAAACAGAAAATGGAAAAACAATGTTTTTTACAAGAATAGGCTGAAACTTTAAAT
This window of the Mercurialis annua linkage group LG5, ddMerAnnu1.2, whole genome shotgun sequence genome carries:
- the LOC126682118 gene encoding myosin-binding protein 2-like — protein: MAANKFATILHRNTNKLTLILVYALLEWLLIIFLLLNSLFSYLIVKFADYFGLKRPCLWCSRLDHFFEPTKFHNSYRSLVCEAHATEISQLGYCFNHRKLAQSHDMCQECCVGDGNNNKVSEVFEVKSCSCCGVGLENTKLFCSDDFMTKPCSLSDLDNTQKENLVLGGEIDENEVYGGKKLGFVCDRCGDEQRVSENRVEEDFSCFVSSFDCKEMVVDEIHKDEIFVEKDEELAKNDGLNVSVDDPACDTKISKEVEARHLDFYIDQEDCHLIPVELMDSSSTDRKIPERNEKREVDNEDFVLEFDHKHVGVKYELVVDDVRKFEEKLPLLPIQECDEENMIDEVEPEGLNESEFENLSGAFADYELAKEDTEQADVDHLEQTCNGNKEDVRECREVVEEEMELDNNRVSEEALLVQIDEIEADVSIGTDIPDIEPIEDIKTVEEDPSTGNADCHAYDDSVSEEALEMQIDETEADISIGTEIPDHESVDDIQAGEVPSSHLCIEEDPSSSTSNADCHANDDSGHKQTGEDVIEFRALTVETRETMINTHSLCSESNDVEEDKVPDINTHLSCSENNDVEEDKVPDINTHLSCSESNDVEVDKIPDIKTNLSCSESNDVEEDKIPDINTHLLCSESNDVDEDKIPDTPTSVESLNHLHRKLLLLERRESSTEESLDGSVFSDIEAGEGVLTMEKLKSALRVERKALNALYAELEEERSASAVAANQTMAMINRLQEEKAAMQMEALQYQRMMEEQSEYDQEALQLLNEVMVKREKERAELEKELEVYRKKLQVFETKEKFMMLKRRKESSGRSGTSSSASYSNAEDSSDGLSVDLNHEAKEEDGFDHHHENINQNTPVEAVVDFEESLNNFEVERLSILEQLKVLEEKLFTLSDEEEQYFEDIKSVDHLHEENGNGYDEDFDHSNGVSNGHYKEMNGKHHQERKIIGAKAKRLLPLFDAIVTEAEEDGMLNEYEEGVDSIVVLKPSDKFDIDTKKLAIEEEVDHVYERLHALEADREFMKHCITSLRKGDKGIELLQEILQHLRDLRSVELRSRNMDDGAL